Below is a genomic region from Trichoderma asperellum chromosome 2, complete sequence.
TGAGGTCATCCGTTGAAGCAGTACTTGGTGTCGACGGCCAGACGCAGCTATAATACTGTGTAGCCTCCTCGCTTGCTATGCTTTTTGTCGCAAGCTGGcctttaagttcttttactTGCTGCTCCAGTTCCCAAATCCGTTCGGTATCGAAAATCATGGTTGCATTTTGCATTCTATAGATTTCTCTGTCACGGGCTCTGAGTtcggccttgagcttggtaATCTGTGCTTTAGCCAACTGTTCACTGCGCCGTTTCTCTTGGTcaattttattaagcatatcGCGGAGGCCATTGCGGCGCATCCGGCGCTCAACCCGGCCATCAATTGTCTGGTGAAGATTGACAGCCGCGGGTTGGCCATTTAATCGAGGAGCTGAGCCAGCGCCGCTTGCGGGGGCGGCCGACCGTCTATTCGAGGCTGTAAGAGATGTGCGGCGCACCATTGGAGTAAGACCGCTCAAATATACGGCAGAGCCTGGGTCAGAATGTCGAgcgcctctctttcttcggcGGGGAGTCTTTGGAGCAGCCGATGGAGCCTGAGGCTCTTGCGATCTGACATTCATGCTGGTGCTGCATCGCCGGCCACGGCGTAACGCAGCAGAAAGGTCCTCCATTTTCGATGGATTCTGAGGTATTtctgccttctttctttttactttcacATTAATCACTCTTGAACGCGTAATAAAAGCTTGAACCCGACCAAATGATGGGCAAACATCACGGCATGGCTCATTGGTACAATTTATGGCACCATCAACTTCCGAACAGCGTCCAGCATAAACAACCCACATGAATGCATACTTGTAGGCTCAGCCTAGACCGCGTCAGAGACTTGCCCCTCATCTGTCATGACCGTGTTCGCGCATAGATTCGTGTAGCCCTTGCAGCCAACCCATGCCCAAGCCGGACCTCCTTTTGTTTACATTTTGCCTGCTCGAGTTTAGCGCCCGAATGGATCGGCCAGCCGGCCCCGCTGCCTCCGGGACAGTTCTCTATTTTGTCTCAGACTAGATGTGCTGTCTACATGTATCTAAGTGAACAATATGCTACCAGTGAGGTGAGCTTAAAATTCAATTGAAACTCTTTCGGTAAAATACATGAGAGCCAAAAACCTGTGCGTTTTCACTGCCTTCTAGAGTAAAATTAGCGCGCGCCCATGCGAAGGTTATCAGGATGATTACATCTAGCCACTCATTGCAGCGGAGGGTCAACGCACAAGGTGTTGAGTGTGGGTATATATGCAAATGTGAATCaaagaagcagaggctgaTACAAAGGCTATTACGAGTAAATGtcattgttattattatcaTGGCATGCAGCCAAACTGAACTAACAAGAGGTGGGTTCCAAATCGCagagaagaaataaatacatgtaccatCTGGCTTGCTTAACTCTGTGCCCCTAATGTGAACCAGTCTTAGAAATAGCTGTGTTGACAATTCCATCGACCTTCCACTGCCATCCATCGGCATCCAACCCAAAAACAACAATATCGCTCCCGGATTTCGCATACACGGTCTTGTTATCATTTGTCGCAAAGCCATCAAAGTTCATGTCCGAACCAAATCCGGACCCTATAATCCGTGGGAGGCCAATACCCACGCGATTCTCTTGAATGCTCCCTCCTAGATTCATATACAGCAAAGCGAACTCATATGGGAGCGTCTGCGCCGGATCTTTACTTTCGCCATGGCCAGTACGGACCCACGATAGTTGACTTAATCGTGAGGATAGCGATATACCTTTGCCATCAGAATCTATATTATAAGCCCCAGTTAGTATTGTTAGTATGGCATTGACGCAACAAACCATCATTCTCAAAGTGGCCTACCGAGGAAAGTTTTGTCCAAGAAATGGCACTCTACTTCCTTGTTTGAGGACGCATGAAAATCCACCGAACATTCCCAAGGTGTTATTTCTTGACTCTCTTCAACCGCCATCAATAGTCCACTGAATGACCCGTCGGAGTCATGCCTCTTGTTCTGCCAATCACCCGCAATGGCATGACCAACGCCTCCCCAATCTCCAATCTTGTGACGCCCCGTAAAGGAGCCAAAATCGACCGAGTACCAATCATGATCATTTTTGGCATCTTCTGACATTGCAAGCCGCAAGTTGCCGTCCGGATCTTGATACGACAATACCACAGCATTTGTGCCATGTTCACCTCGGTGGAACGCCGCCGACAGCATCGACTTTTCATGCGCAGCAATACTTTTTCTACTACTGGTGGACATGCCCCCAAGTCTCCAGCTACCTCTTGGCTCCATAAAGACATGTGAAACAGCATTATCCTCATCAAGATAGAATACATGCGCAATGCTGGCGTCGTCCGCCACGGCAGCCATGGGAGTTCCTTTCTTCGCTTTGGGTGCATCTTCAAGTAAATCCTCAATACGTTGTCGACTTTTGAGATGAGACTCCCCATTCAAGTAAGAAATGGATCCCGCCCCATCTTGCCAGAGTAGAATTTCTAAACTGTCTTTGCTATTTTCGCCATCCACAAAGACTGAAGCGAGATTCGATGACGACAAAATAGGGGACGGacttgaagagagagacgctGTAGTCGCTGTTGTAGTTGTAGATGATAGTTTGCTTGAGGATGTAGTTAATGACGAAGAAGTACCATTCGTCACATTTAGCACACTTGTCATAATTATAGGAGTTGTAGCCATGGCCGTTAGCATTATCGTTTCCTTCGGGcgcgtcttcatcatcaaagccGACTTTCGAGTCAACCTTACTACCACAACTATGCAGCTGATGAACGCCGAAATTACTGCCATTAATATTGTAAATGGGagcattttcttcttataatACCATGGCTTTCGAGGAGGATCCCTCTGTAGCTGATAGTAATGGTCTCTCGCGGAGCTTGGCTGTTCCTCTCTGGATCTCCCTGAGGGGCCTTCCACGGTTGTTGGGAGAGGCACTTCAGACATAGTAGGTTGACTTGGTTGCTGCATTATGTACGAAACATCGAACATCGGCATCATTTTGAAAGATCACGATGACGTTACTCTACTGCAGCTTTTGAAGTCGAGCTGGTGTCGTCTCTTAAATGTGTGTGTGGCAAGGGAGCTGCAAACTTATATACGAGTGGAACTGAGAACATGATGATTAAAAAAATGGGATCAAGAGCACAACCAGCATCgggtttttatttactagaaACATTCATACATATGTATATCACAGTGATGAAATGAGTGATGAACACGCATATGAGCTGCCTCTGTTGGTCATCATCACAAAGAGCAGGTCGAAGAGCTCGCATACAAGTCCATTCCGGACAAAAAGTAACAGTGATGGTGGTCACTGGAGACTTGTGTGCACACTCCCTGAAATTAACAATACAACATCCGACACACGATGCATGACCGATTTCGAGAATTTCTCAGCCGCCGAGGAGCTTTCAAGAGCCATGGGCGCTTCAGGCGTTAACAAATCGCTGAATTATCGAATGATAGAGGCCACTGCGAAACAGAAGCGCAGCCATTGCTTGAAATGACTGCCCGAGGCGATGACTAATACAACTAAATCTTCCACAAAGGGCGCTGTAACGTTCAGAGCCTGAGCGAGTTTCGCTTCAGCTCACCGAGCGCGGCCCAGCCCCCATAGATAGCCGCCTGACTAGCCTGTCACCGTCCACTGCCAGCAGCGCCTTCAATGACATTAAGGCGTCCGGATTACCACCGATAACGCCTAAAGCCTGTGAGCCAGGCCCATAATGCACGGATTCGTGACTCGTATTAAATCTTCAATTTCCTCAACCTCATGGCTGCATAACTACATATTTCCTGCTacctgctactgctgctactaatAGCTATTTACAGCAGCGCAACACCAAGCCCCATCGCATCCTACAAGAACAGGAAAATGACGGCGGTTGCAGGGGCCGAATGACGCATGCAAGCAATGTAGTAGCCATGTCTGCGCCAGCACGCAAAGTGAAGTTCGTCGCGTCAGATCCCGCTCGCGGCGGTTTGCCTGTGAAGCGACGGCAGGTCCAGCAAGCCTGTGAATCGTGCAGGCGGAAAAAGGTAGTCCTACGTCTTGTTTTTATACGGGACTcgcaagtttttttttttttcttttttttcgtgtTCCACAGACATCCATGTCGGCTTTTTGCTAACGGCGTTGTGCGGTTGGCAGCGAAAATGCAATCATGCGGaagacgccgccgccgatgaTTTCTCACTCGAGGACCACAAGGGTCTACCAGAGGCGTCACCTTCGCAGTCCTCGTGAGTCCTTCCTCACAGTATCACCAAAGCATGCGTTGACCAGATCCAGAGCCTCCATAGCGTCTCTCACGCCCTCGGTTCGTGCGAGATCGCTTGCCGGGGAAGACGGCGTGCCGTCAACAGCCAGGGTCAGTCTAAGCTCTGACCTGTCTCCCATCGCACGGCGTTCTCTTCCGACCGGCTTCAATCATGGAGAAATCCCAGCGAATGCGCCTGCTACTCCCCAGCTTGCGCCGGATGTTGCCAACAGACCGCAGTCATCGCGCTTCGTGGGAGACCTGAACCCAGAAGGCATGTTCATGGAGGCTGCGGTTCCCAACGTGACTCGGGCCTCGTCACAGAAAGGAGACGTTGGCATTTGGTTTCCAGCCGCCACGACCGGACAGCAGTCTCAGTTCATCACCTCGCGCCCCCCGCCTCTCATGGACAGCTTTATGCTTCCGTTTGTTCGAGAGCATTGTCTGTCTTGTATGCCCCCTGAGGAAGACTATGCCAAGTTGAAGGCGACTTTTCTGCAGAAAGTTCATCCCATCTTTCCCGTCATCCCGGAATCTGCTCTTAATGGACCTACCGATAACCCTGCCCACATTGCGCTCCGACAGCTTGCGTGTTTGGCAGCCGGCTCTGATCCAGAAATGACCTCGTACCTACGGCTGAAAAACAAAGGCCCAGGTCTGCTGCGCCCTGCAGAATTCTCTAccatcctctcctcctcagtCCGTGCCATTCTAGAAACCAGTATTATTCCCGATCGAGTGGTACATATACAGGCACTCACCATGCTATCCCTCTACACTCAGCCCACCTGCGCCGAGGAATCCGATTTGCCTGCCCAGCTTGGTGGCAGAGCGATACACCACATTCAGACTCTCGGcctgcatcttcttcgctaCGACGGGCCAAATTACGGCGACTTGGAAAATCTTTTCTGCGCAGTCTGGGCGCTGGACAGAATTAACGCTGCCATGTATGGGCGGCCATGTTTGATCCACGAGCGAGATATTGGAGCGGATCTCGATGCCTGCATCAAGAAACGCCCACCTGCCTTTCGACTATTACTATCCGTGGCGCAATGGCTGGATAAAGTGGTGGAATTATACCGCCCGGGGCCTAGTGCCCAAGTTTCGGGGTTTGATAAAGTGGCATATATCGATCTTCCCGTTCTTGAAGCAATGATTGTAGACGCAGATGCGTTAAAGGTACCGGCATCTCTCATCGGTAGGCTCTCTCCATATCGAATGATTATTTTTCTGTTGCGTCTAACCAACTAATAGCTACCGTTGAAACATTCTACCATGCCGTCATAATCTTGTCGTGCCGGTTGCCACGACCAGGAACAATAATTGCGGCCTCGACATTACCGCCACCCTCCGCTAATGCTCGCCGCTCCCTAGCAGCCGAGCGCATTGCATGCGCAGTACCAAGAGACTGCCTCAGCTCCCTCCCCTTTATTCCTTACGCAGTATCCCTCGCTCTAAGTGTCGAGTATCGAAAGATGAGACACAGCCGGCTGCCAATGTTTCGCGCACGGGCAATGAACGCTTTCAGACGGAACTGTGATCTGCTTCGAGTTTACGGAGATCATTTTTGGAGTGCCCGCGTCGTCTCCGGCCTTGGAGAGCGCGTGttgagagagatggagcgCGCGGCCAACACGCTGGCCAAAGAGCTCAGTCCTCAGCCGGCTGACGTACCGGCCAAGTTGACGGTTGATGAGCAAGAAGGGTCAACCGCTACACAAGATTTAGGAACAAATGCGTCATCAGGCGACACTACAACTATCAATTCCGCCGCGGGCATTGATAATGTCATTGACTTTTCCATGATCAACTCGATCTCAGGCCAGGATGTTTTTGGGCATATCGATCCCAACTTCAACCTAGACGCCGTGGAAGATGCCCTGGAAGCAAATCTGGATATTGGCCTCCCCTTTAATTGGGCAGACTGGGGCCAATTTGCTTCATATTAGGATGGATAATGATAATTCCACTACTTATGGTAGAGTTAGTTCGAAAGAGCTCTGATACAAGTAATTGCTTACTCAGTGTACAAATGAGAGTGCTTCTACGTGGAAAGAAGCGAGGATATCGGCTATCTAGGGAAGGCGTTTCAAGGTAGCTTGTTTTCAATATCACCAGCGGATCGACTTGTTAGTTTGTCAAACAGACTAGGCGTAAGAGGCGCTAATAAATAACTTGGGCGTATGATATTGAATGAGACCATTTCACCCTTTTCATTGCGTTTTTTCTCGAAAATagggagggggaaaaaaaatgttaAGCAAGAGTCGTTTAGGAGAAatgccaaaaaggaaaaaaaaattaatgtTTCTCTCCGAtactgggaatcgaacccagggctGCTCGGCACTCGAGTAATGAGAGCGAGCGATGTTAGCCACTACACCATATCGGATGTGTTCTTGTTGAGAGGAGCTACCCTATTGACAACTATAGAACGGAGCGCGTATCGAGCTTTGCCAAGCTCCCATTTTCTAGGAAAGCTACCTGCAATCACAGTCTCAAAAAGTTGTTCAGAAGTCACTGCATATATGATCTCAGAATATCAGAGCTGGGTTGCTATACCTATGCTATGTAGGACTTCTGGACATTCATTACCACAAAAAGGAACAGAGCAGATAATGATCAATGAGTAGAGAACAAAATCCGAAATTTGGTACATCTCTCGCATCGAGGGTATCAAAAGTATTTCATTCATATCGGCGTTGATGCGTCCTTCACGCTTAACCATCCGTCATGTTGATATAAGCGGCAGATACCTATGCGGCTTGCATATGCATAGTATGAGCCTTTATGCCAACGTGTACTGCGGCCATTTTTCAAGCTTTCCATTCCCACATCCTGGTAGTCGTAGTAAAGCGCAAGGGCTTGGCGGCGGTTCATGGATGCCGTAAGATAGGAACAAGATCGCCTTTTGGCGCGCCTAGTCATTTTGAGCAGAGCTTAACTCTGGCTGCTCGCCCAGAGATCCACAGGGCAGCCATGATAGGTCTGTATCGTTGATCGGGTGCGGTATCGTTAAGTCGATGCCAGTACCACGACTGGGGAAACGCACGAGTATCTCGTTTCGGGTGCACGGCCTGCTCATTCACTTTGTGGGAGGCTTATTAGATATATCGGTTGGTCTTCCGCGAGCCTGGTTTTTCAGTTCGCCGAGAAAATGCTTAAGAAATCCGTCGGCTCGACCTCCCGGGTTAGGATCCGCTATAATGCATCTTGTCGTCAGCCCAGCTTTTCACGTCATGCGGCGCTCTCCTAGAGAATCAAATTATCCTACCTGTAGCTTCTCCTGGTGCTAGTGGCTCGTGTGGGTTCCGGCCGTACTGTTTCTCGTTGATGGCACGATGGATGCGGCCGACAG
It encodes:
- a CDS encoding uncharacterized protein (EggNog:ENOG41) yields the protein MATTPIIMTSVLNVTNGTSSSLTTSSSKLSSTTTTATTASLSSSPSPILSSSNLASVFVDGENSKDSLEILLWQDGAGSISYLNGESHLKSRQRIEDLLEDAPKAKKGTPMAAVADDASIAHVFYLDEDNAVSHVFMEPRGSWRLGGMSTSSRKSIAAHEKSMLSAAFHRGEHGTNAVVLSYQDPDGNLRLAMSEDAKNDHDWYSVDFGSFTGRHKIGDWGGVGHAIAGDWQNKRHDSDGSFSGLLMAVEESQEITPWECSVDFHASSNKEVECHFLDKTFLDSDGKGISLSSRLSQLSWVRTGHGESKDPAQTLPYEFALLYMNLGGSIQENRVGIGLPRIIGSGFGSDMNFDGFATNDNKTVYAKSGSDIVVFGLDADGWQWKVDGIVNTAISKTGSH
- a CDS encoding uncharacterized protein (EggNog:ENOG41~TransMembrane:1 (o521-539i)), yielding MTHASNVVAMSAPARKVKFVASDPARGGLPVKRRQVQQACESCRRKKRKCNHAEDAAADDFSLEDHKGLPEASPSQSSASIASLTPSVRARSLAGEDGVPSTARVSLSSDLSPIARRSLPTGFNHGEIPANAPATPQLAPDVANRPQSSRFVGDLNPEGMFMEAAVPNVTRASSQKGDVGIWFPAATTGQQSQFITSRPPPLMDSFMLPFVREHCLSCMPPEEDYAKLKATFLQKVHPIFPVIPESALNGPTDNPAHIALRQLACLAAGSDPEMTSYLRLKNKGPGLLRPAEFSTILSSSVRAILETSIIPDRVVHIQALTMLSLYTQPTCAEESDLPAQLGGRAIHHIQTLGLHLLRYDGPNYGDLENLFCAVWALDRINAAMYGRPCLIHERDIGADLDACIKKRPPAFRLLLSVAQWLDKVVELYRPGPSAQVSGFDKVAYIDLPVLEAMIVDADALKVPASLIATVETFYHAVIILSCRLPRPGTIIAASTLPPPSANARRSLAAERIACAVPRDCLSSLPFIPYAVSLALSVEYRKMRHSRLPMFRARAMNAFRRNCDLLRVYGDHFWSARVVSGLGERVLREMERAANTLAKELSPQPADVPAKLTVDEQEGSTATQDLGTNASSGDTTTINSAAGIDNVIDFSMINSISGQDVFGHIDPNFNLDAVEDALEANLDIGLPFNWADWGQFASY
- a CDS encoding uncharacterized protein (EggNog:ENOG41) — translated: MSPYWYALRLIQAFEDRIVESILRLPGFHRAVGRIHRAINEKQYGRNPHEPLAPGEATADPNPGGRADGFLKHFLGELKNQARGRPTDISNKPPTK